One part of the Futiania mangrovi genome encodes these proteins:
- the rplR gene encoding 50S ribosomal protein L18: MANRNKVLAQRRTRVRNKLKSVAGARPRLSVFRSSKHIYAQVIDDVAGRTLASASTIEAELRGKAKNDSAGAAEVGRLVAERAKAAGVTEVVFDRGAYIYHGRVKSLADAARENGLNF; this comes from the coding sequence ATGGCAAACCGGAATAAAGTGCTTGCACAGCGTCGCACCCGCGTGCGCAACAAGCTCAAGTCGGTCGCGGGTGCGCGTCCCCGGCTCAGCGTCTTTCGCTCGTCGAAGCATATCTATGCGCAGGTGATCGACGACGTGGCCGGACGAACGCTGGCGTCGGCATCGACGATCGAGGCGGAGCTGCGCGGCAAGGCGAAGAACGACAGCGCCGGTGCGGCCGAGGTCGGCCGCCTGGTGGCGGAGCGGGCGAAGGCCGCGGGCGTGACCGAGGTCGTGTTCGACCGCGGTGCGTACATCTATCACGGCCGTGTGAAGTCGCTCGCCGATGCGGCGCGCGAAAACGGTCTTAACTTCTGA
- the rplO gene encoding 50S ribosomal protein L15, with protein sequence MKLNELSDNPGARKARMRVGRGIGSGKGKTAGRGVKGQTSRSGVAIKGFEGGQMPIHRRLPKRGFNKPNAKEFAELTLGKLEAAVAAGKVKAGETLTEDLLVERGVVRRKLDGIRLLAKGELNTRLSIEVTGATRNAVAAVEKAGGSIKTAAPAQEASA encoded by the coding sequence ATGAAACTGAACGAGCTCAGCGACAATCCGGGCGCCCGCAAGGCGCGGATGCGCGTCGGCCGGGGCATCGGCTCGGGCAAGGGCAAGACCGCCGGGCGCGGCGTGAAGGGCCAGACCTCGCGGTCGGGCGTCGCGATCAAGGGCTTCGAGGGCGGCCAGATGCCGATCCATCGGCGCCTGCCGAAGCGCGGCTTCAACAAGCCGAATGCGAAGGAATTCGCCGAACTCACGCTCGGCAAGCTCGAGGCGGCGGTTGCCGCTGGCAAGGTCAAGGCCGGCGAGACGCTGACCGAAGACCTGCTGGTCGAGCGTGGCGTCGTGCGGCGCAAGCTGGACGGTATCCGCCTGCTGGCGAAGGGCGAGCTGAACACCAGGCTCTCCATCGAGGTGACCGGGGCAACCCGGAACGCCGTCGCCGCCGTCGAGAAGGCGGGCGGCTCGATCAAGACGGCGGCGCCCGCTCAAGAGGCGTCGGCCTGA
- the rpsE gene encoding 30S ribosomal protein S5 → MARPEAMDSRESEFVDKLVHINRVAKTVKGGKNFGFAALVVVGDQKGRVGFGHGKAREVPEAIRKATEAAKRDLVRVPLREGRTLHHDIDGHWGAGHVVLRAAPPGTGIIAGGPIRAVFETLGVQDVVAKSLGSSNPYNMVRAVFDALKKQQSPRSVAARRGLKVGDLVSRRQDGVSGDAAVSE, encoded by the coding sequence ATGGCACGACCGGAAGCAATGGACAGCCGCGAGTCGGAATTCGTCGACAAGCTGGTCCACATCAATCGCGTCGCCAAGACGGTGAAGGGCGGCAAGAACTTCGGTTTCGCGGCGCTGGTCGTCGTCGGCGACCAGAAGGGCCGGGTTGGCTTCGGCCACGGCAAGGCGCGCGAGGTGCCGGAGGCGATCCGCAAGGCGACGGAAGCCGCCAAGCGCGATCTCGTCCGCGTTCCGCTGCGCGAGGGCCGTACCCTGCACCACGATATCGACGGGCATTGGGGCGCGGGCCACGTTGTGCTTCGTGCAGCCCCTCCGGGTACCGGGATCATCGCCGGCGGCCCGATCCGCGCGGTGTTCGAGACGCTGGGCGTCCAGGACGTAGTTGCGAAGTCGCTGGGGTCCTCGAACCCCTACAACATGGTTCGCGCCGTGTTCGATGCGCTGAAGAAGCAGCAGAGCCCGCGTTCGGTTGCTGCACGCCGCGGCCTGAAGGTCGGCGATCTCGTTTCGCGCCGTCAGGACGGCGTGAGCGGCGACGCCGCCGTGAGCGAGTGA
- the rpmD gene encoding 50S ribosomal protein L30: MATKKTVTVEQIGSPLRRRNDQRQTLIGLGLNKMHRTRTLEDTPSVRGMIAKVSHLVRVVDEA; this comes from the coding sequence ATGGCGACGAAGAAGACCGTCACGGTCGAGCAGATCGGCAGCCCGCTGCGCCGCCGCAACGACCAGCGCCAGACCCTGATCGGGCTGGGCCTCAACAAGATGCATCGGACGCGCACGCTGGAAGACACGCCTTCCGTGCGCGGCATGATCGCCAAGGTAAGCCACCTCGTCCGTGTCGTGGACGAGGCCTGA